One genomic region from Conexibacter woesei DSM 14684 encodes:
- the tmk gene encoding dTMP kinase, which translates to MTPARGRFVVVEGLDGAGTTTQAERLAAMLRTRGGHAVELTKEPTNGPLGAVLRQAIEGRVALDPVALALAFAADRADHLFNPVNGVVAALDAGRWVVSDRYVLSSLAYNRGGVVSREWVAELNARAIAPDLTVFVDVDPEICLERIGARSSADELFHSREQLVAVDRNYRDLIAAGHVHGPLATVDGSGSIDAVHDAIWTAVGEALGDS; encoded by the coding sequence ATGACGCCGGCGCGCGGCCGCTTCGTCGTCGTCGAAGGGCTCGACGGCGCCGGCACCACGACCCAGGCGGAACGGCTCGCGGCGATGCTGCGGACTCGCGGCGGTCACGCCGTCGAGCTGACGAAGGAGCCGACGAACGGGCCGCTCGGCGCGGTCCTGCGGCAGGCGATCGAGGGGCGTGTCGCGCTCGACCCGGTCGCGCTCGCGCTCGCCTTCGCGGCCGACCGCGCCGACCACCTCTTCAACCCCGTCAACGGCGTCGTCGCGGCGCTCGACGCCGGGCGCTGGGTCGTCTCCGACCGCTACGTGCTCTCCTCGCTCGCGTACAACCGCGGCGGCGTCGTGAGCCGCGAGTGGGTCGCGGAGCTGAACGCGCGCGCGATCGCGCCGGACCTGACCGTCTTCGTCGACGTCGACCCGGAGATCTGCCTCGAGCGGATCGGCGCGCGCTCCTCCGCCGACGAGCTGTTCCACTCGCGCGAGCAGCTCGTCGCCGTCGACCGCAACTACCGCGACCTGATTGCCGCCGGCCACGTGCACGGTCCGCTCGCGACCGTCGACGGCTCCGGTTCGATCGACGCGGTGCACGACGCGATCTGGACCGCGGTCGGCGAGGCGCTCGGCGACAGCTGA
- a CDS encoding patatin-like phospholipase family protein, with protein MSTTTPPPDRSCDLVMKGGITSGVVYPHAVVELSREYRFKSIGGTSAGAIAAAASAAAEYGRTSPSGGFARLAELPGWIGRDGNLTALFQPQGRTRRLFALLLAPILHPHRRVRALLGATLRGYWPAVLIGAAAGIALAVAIVLAADGAPLIAIGLVAAVLLSAGGAFAVLAGWLARSATRAVTANGYGLCSGMPGEGKPAKRPALTPWLADLIDATAGRPVGDDAPPLTFGDLWDGPAGAPDAGGEGPWLRLEMMTTNVTNRRAERLPWASREYYFDPRELRRLFPERVVRWMEDHPPALPRAPERARRRRLGLLLMGPRLRPMPDPRDLPVVVATRMSLSFPVLLSAVPLWRVDQSRAANQRANGAWRAWAREQAAAGDWDRVADAVQDGGAWPADAPRERAQAEQVWFSDGGVASNFPIHFFDASVPRRPTFGINLRPFHPDFREEVKLAGKPGDGLLDWFYELEKRPSRLGFDGRLGQFLGGIVRTMQNRVDEAQMRVPGYRERIVHVCMSADEGGMNLAMDDETIETLTRRGRLAAERLVEAYAVPPADDGGVTWDLHRWIRYRSTLSATVDLLATIDAGLRGAPEGGERTYAQLLADAGDVPPRSYAPTAGQRALAVELNERIAQLVALVEASGASLADDAPRPAPAARIVPQDLPADGT; from the coding sequence ATGTCCACGACCACGCCGCCGCCCGACCGCTCCTGCGACCTCGTGATGAAGGGCGGGATCACGAGCGGGGTCGTCTACCCGCACGCCGTCGTCGAGCTGTCGCGGGAGTACCGCTTCAAGAGCATCGGCGGCACGAGCGCCGGCGCGATCGCGGCCGCTGCGAGCGCCGCGGCCGAGTACGGGCGCACCAGCCCGAGCGGCGGCTTCGCACGGCTCGCGGAGCTGCCCGGCTGGATCGGCCGCGACGGCAACCTCACGGCGCTGTTCCAGCCGCAGGGGCGGACGCGGCGCCTGTTCGCGCTGCTGCTCGCGCCGATCCTGCACCCGCACCGCAGAGTCCGCGCGCTGCTCGGCGCGACGCTGCGCGGCTACTGGCCCGCGGTGCTGATCGGCGCCGCGGCCGGGATCGCGCTGGCGGTCGCGATCGTGCTCGCAGCCGACGGCGCGCCGCTGATCGCGATCGGGCTCGTCGCGGCAGTGCTGCTGAGCGCCGGCGGCGCGTTCGCCGTGCTCGCCGGCTGGCTCGCGCGCAGCGCGACGCGGGCGGTGACGGCGAACGGCTACGGCCTCTGCTCCGGGATGCCGGGCGAGGGCAAGCCGGCGAAGCGCCCGGCGCTGACGCCGTGGCTCGCCGACCTGATCGACGCGACCGCCGGCCGCCCGGTCGGGGACGACGCGCCCCCGCTGACGTTCGGCGACCTTTGGGACGGGCCGGCCGGTGCGCCGGACGCGGGCGGCGAGGGACCGTGGCTGCGGCTGGAGATGATGACGACGAACGTCACCAACCGCCGCGCGGAGCGGCTGCCGTGGGCGAGCCGCGAGTACTACTTCGACCCGCGGGAGCTGCGCCGGCTGTTCCCCGAGCGCGTCGTCAGATGGATGGAGGACCACCCGCCGGCGCTGCCGAGAGCGCCCGAGCGGGCGCGCCGCCGGAGGCTGGGGCTGCTGCTGATGGGTCCGCGACTGCGGCCGATGCCCGACCCGCGCGACCTGCCCGTCGTCGTCGCGACGCGGATGAGCCTCAGCTTCCCGGTGCTGCTGAGCGCGGTGCCGCTGTGGCGCGTCGACCAGAGCCGCGCGGCGAACCAGCGCGCGAACGGGGCATGGCGGGCATGGGCGCGCGAGCAGGCCGCGGCCGGCGACTGGGACCGCGTCGCCGACGCGGTGCAGGACGGCGGTGCCTGGCCGGCTGACGCGCCGCGCGAGCGTGCGCAGGCCGAGCAGGTGTGGTTCTCCGACGGCGGCGTCGCGAGCAACTTCCCGATCCACTTCTTCGACGCCTCGGTCCCGCGCCGGCCGACGTTCGGGATCAACCTGCGGCCGTTCCACCCTGACTTCCGCGAAGAGGTGAAGCTGGCGGGCAAGCCCGGCGACGGTCTGCTCGACTGGTTCTACGAGCTGGAGAAGAGACCGAGCCGGCTCGGCTTCGACGGCCGGCTGGGGCAGTTCCTCGGCGGGATCGTCCGCACGATGCAGAACCGCGTCGACGAGGCGCAGATGCGCGTGCCCGGCTACCGCGAGCGGATCGTCCACGTCTGCATGTCAGCGGACGAGGGCGGCATGAACCTCGCGATGGACGACGAGACGATCGAGACGCTGACGCGCCGCGGCCGGCTCGCGGCCGAGCGGCTGGTCGAGGCGTACGCGGTGCCGCCGGCCGACGACGGCGGGGTCACGTGGGACCTCCACCGCTGGATCCGCTATCGCTCGACGCTCTCCGCGACGGTCGACCTGCTGGCGACGATCGACGCCGGGCTGAGAGGCGCGCCGGAGGGCGGGGAGCGCACGTACGCGCAGCTGCTCGCCGACGCCGGCGACGTCCCGCCGAGAAGCTACGCGCCGACCGCCGGCCAGCGCGCGCTCGCGGTCGAGCTGAACGAGCGGATCGCGCAGCTCGTCGCGCTCGTGGAGGCGAGTGGCGCCTCGCTCGCCGACGACGCGCCGCGCCCCGCCCCGGCCGCGCGGATCGTCCCGCAGGACCTCCCGGCCGACGGCACCTGA
- a CDS encoding TrmH family RNA methyltransferase: protein MTAPASPSAPEPVVLDGFHALKHALRFGATVERAATSDPDGLDALAAELAPDLRTRLRELVEVVDAAELRTLAPQLPHTRVVALARRPPLDPVALLAPPRDGDPRPLVLLEDPRHLGNVGAVVRVAAAADAAGVLTTGARDPWDRAAVRGAAGLHFALPVGRVELEDVVGAAAAGALAGGSTPGGGVAPGRPLVALDPAGEPLRAAAGQLPPGAILAFGTERHGLSDALLTCAELRLRIEMRAGVSSLNLATAVSAVLFST from the coding sequence ATGACCGCGCCCGCGTCTCCCTCCGCCCCCGAGCCGGTCGTGCTCGACGGCTTCCACGCGCTCAAGCACGCGCTGCGCTTCGGCGCGACCGTCGAGCGCGCGGCGACGAGCGACCCCGACGGGCTCGACGCGCTGGCGGCGGAGCTGGCGCCCGACCTGCGCACGCGGCTGCGGGAGCTGGTGGAGGTCGTCGACGCCGCCGAGCTGCGCACGCTCGCCCCACAGCTCCCTCACACGCGCGTCGTCGCGCTCGCCCGCCGGCCGCCGCTCGACCCCGTCGCACTGCTCGCGCCGCCGCGCGACGGGGACCCACGCCCGCTCGTGCTGCTGGAGGATCCGCGCCACCTCGGGAACGTCGGCGCCGTCGTGCGCGTCGCCGCCGCGGCCGACGCGGCCGGCGTCCTCACCACCGGCGCGCGCGACCCGTGGGACCGCGCCGCCGTGCGCGGCGCCGCCGGCCTCCACTTCGCGCTGCCGGTCGGCCGGGTCGAGCTGGAGGACGTCGTCGGCGCCGCCGCGGCCGGCGCGCTCGCGGGCGGCTCGACGCCGGGCGGCGGCGTCGCTCCCGGCCGCCCGCTCGTCGCGCTCGACCCGGCCGGCGAGCCGCTGCGTGCCGCCGCCGGGCAGCTGCCGCCCGGCGCGATCCTCGCGTTCGGCACGGAGCGCCACGGGCTCAGCGACGCGCTGCTCACGTGCGCCGAGCTGCGGCTGCGGATCGAGATGCGCGCCGGCGTCTCCAGCCTCAACCTCGCGACCGCGGTCAGCGCCGTGCTGTTCTCCACCTGA
- a CDS encoding alpha/beta fold hydrolase — MAPAQRTTTSADGTTIAFEVSGEGPPLVLVGGAFQHRAIDTSTARLAELLSAHLTVHVYDRRGRGDSGDTLPYAVAREVEDLAAMIDAAGGSAFVYGMSSGAALALEATASGLPIERLALYEPPYIPDETRERAPGPTFIELAQAGKRGEAVERFLGDAGVPAEAIAGMRAAPIWPAFEGVAHTLAYDGTIMGDGNVPAERAAKVSVPVLVLDGSASPEWAANAARAVAANVPDARRQTLADQTHDVAPDVLAPVLAEFFAQR; from the coding sequence ATGGCCCCAGCGCAGCGCACCACGACCTCCGCAGACGGCACGACGATCGCGTTCGAGGTGTCGGGGGAAGGGCCGCCACTCGTCCTCGTCGGCGGCGCGTTCCAGCACCGCGCGATCGACACCAGCACCGCGCGGCTCGCCGAGCTGCTGTCCGCGCACCTCACCGTCCACGTCTACGACCGCCGCGGTCGGGGCGACTCCGGCGACACGCTCCCGTACGCGGTCGCGCGCGAGGTCGAGGACCTCGCCGCCATGATCGACGCAGCCGGCGGCTCCGCGTTCGTCTACGGCATGTCGTCCGGCGCAGCGCTGGCGCTGGAGGCGACGGCGAGCGGGCTGCCGATCGAGCGCCTGGCGCTGTACGAGCCGCCGTACATCCCCGACGAGACGCGCGAGCGGGCGCCTGGCCCGACGTTCATCGAGCTGGCGCAGGCGGGCAAGCGCGGCGAGGCGGTCGAGCGCTTCCTCGGCGACGCGGGCGTCCCGGCGGAGGCGATCGCCGGCATGCGCGCCGCGCCGATCTGGCCGGCCTTCGAGGGCGTCGCGCACACGCTCGCGTACGACGGCACGATCATGGGCGACGGCAACGTCCCGGCCGAGCGCGCGGCGAAGGTCAGCGTGCCGGTGCTCGTGCTCGACGGCAGCGCGAGCCCGGAGTGGGCGGCGAACGCGGCGCGCGCGGTCGCGGCGAACGTGCCGGACGCGCGCCGGCAGACGCTCGCCGATCAGACGCACGACGTCGCCCCGGACGTGCTCGCACCGGTGCTCGCGGAGTTCTTCGCGCAGCGCTGA
- a CDS encoding amidase, which translates to MDSTEYASRDGLGLAELIAARHVTSAEVVEAAQRRAREVNPRVNAIVRWMDDAAEARLGEELSGPFAGVPFLLKDLGQEYAGLPSSFGCRALASTPAVEHATVVKRWLGAGLVVFGKTNTPEFGAKGVTEPELFGAARNPFDLARTPGGSSGGSAAAVAAGVVPVAGASDGGGSIRIPAGCCGLFGLKAGRGLIPHGPAMGEPLEGAATDGVISRSVRDSAAMLDVLAGPDATMPYAPARPEGPFLDEVGREPGRLRIGFHVGSAINPSPHTSAVTAVTEAAQLLERLGHDVEPVQAPFDDGALARDFLTLWFTNAAHLVARVKQLTGSDDDGFEQDTLIMAALGAKVSGVEHVAALERRHEHVRGLAGFHERYDLLLTPTLAEPPPLVGQFDTPRALRPIAGALLKARAAGVLSRLGVVDRMIDENLGWVPYTQLANLTGRPAMSVPLHWTSAGLPLGVQFVARPGGEALLLRLAAQLETAQPWAQRRPLL; encoded by the coding sequence ATGGACAGCACCGAGTACGCGAGCCGCGACGGCCTCGGCCTCGCCGAGCTGATCGCCGCCAGACATGTCACGTCAGCCGAGGTCGTCGAGGCCGCGCAGCGGCGTGCGCGCGAGGTCAACCCGCGCGTCAACGCGATCGTGCGCTGGATGGACGACGCCGCCGAGGCGCGCCTGGGCGAGGAGCTGAGCGGACCGTTCGCCGGCGTCCCGTTCCTGCTGAAGGACCTCGGCCAGGAGTACGCGGGGCTGCCGTCGTCGTTCGGCTGCAGAGCGCTCGCGAGCACGCCGGCCGTCGAGCACGCGACCGTCGTCAAGCGCTGGCTCGGCGCCGGCCTCGTCGTCTTCGGCAAGACCAACACACCGGAGTTCGGCGCGAAGGGCGTGACGGAGCCGGAGCTGTTCGGCGCCGCGCGCAACCCGTTCGACCTCGCGCGCACGCCCGGCGGCTCGTCCGGCGGCTCGGCTGCGGCGGTCGCGGCCGGGGTCGTGCCGGTCGCCGGCGCCAGCGACGGCGGCGGCTCGATCCGCATCCCCGCCGGCTGCTGCGGGCTGTTCGGGCTGAAGGCCGGCCGCGGGCTGATCCCGCATGGGCCCGCGATGGGGGAGCCGCTGGAGGGCGCCGCGACCGACGGCGTGATCTCCCGCAGCGTGCGCGACAGCGCCGCGATGCTCGATGTGCTCGCCGGTCCCGACGCGACGATGCCGTACGCGCCCGCGCGCCCGGAGGGACCGTTCCTCGACGAGGTCGGCCGCGAGCCGGGCAGGCTGCGGATCGGCTTCCACGTCGGCTCGGCGATCAATCCGAGTCCGCACACGAGCGCGGTCACGGCCGTGACGGAGGCCGCGCAGCTGCTGGAGCGGCTCGGCCACGACGTCGAGCCCGTCCAGGCGCCGTTCGACGATGGCGCGCTCGCACGCGACTTCCTCACGCTCTGGTTCACCAATGCCGCGCACCTCGTCGCGAGGGTCAAGCAGCTCACCGGCTCCGACGACGACGGCTTCGAGCAGGACACGCTGATCATGGCCGCGCTCGGCGCCAAGGTCAGCGGCGTCGAGCACGTCGCCGCGCTGGAGCGCCGCCACGAGCACGTCCGCGGGCTGGCCGGCTTCCACGAGCGCTACGACCTGCTGCTGACGCCGACGCTCGCCGAGCCGCCGCCGCTGGTCGGGCAGTTCGACACGCCGCGCGCGCTGCGGCCGATCGCGGGCGCGCTGTTGAAGGCGAGAGCGGCCGGAGTCCTGTCGCGCCTCGGCGTCGTCGACAGAATGATCGACGAGAACCTCGGCTGGGTCCCGTACACGCAGCTCGCGAACCTGACCGGCCGCCCGGCGATGAGCGTCCCGCTCCACTGGACCTCCGCTGGGCTCCCGCTCGGCGTGCAGTTCGTCGCGCGACCGGGCGGCGAGGCGCTGCTGCTGCGGCTCGCGGCGCAGCTGGAGACCGCGCAGCCGTGGGCGCAGCGCCGCCCGCTGCTCTGA
- a CDS encoding alpha/beta fold hydrolase, with amino-acid sequence MTTFALIHGGGDVGWSWHLVAAELQARGHDAVAPDLPCDDDSSTFDDYADTVVDALGDRAGDGGLVVVAHSLGGFTGPLVCERVPVDRLVLLAAMVPAPGEPPGDWWENVGYGPAVQEQAALDGGLTGNDDELVSFLHDVPSELAREALARGRDQSGTPMTPPWPLAAWPDVPTHALICRDDRFFPPALLRRVARDRLGLVADEIDGSHCVALSRPRELAERLAAYAEA; translated from the coding sequence ATGACCACATTCGCGTTGATCCACGGCGGCGGCGACGTCGGCTGGTCGTGGCACCTCGTCGCCGCTGAGCTGCAGGCCCGCGGCCACGACGCCGTCGCGCCCGACCTGCCCTGCGACGACGACTCCTCCACGTTCGACGACTACGCCGACACCGTGGTCGACGCGCTCGGCGACCGCGCCGGCGACGGCGGGCTCGTCGTCGTCGCGCACTCGCTCGGCGGCTTCACCGGCCCGCTCGTGTGCGAGCGCGTCCCGGTCGACCGGCTCGTGCTGCTGGCGGCGATGGTCCCCGCACCGGGCGAGCCGCCTGGCGATTGGTGGGAGAACGTCGGCTACGGGCCGGCGGTGCAGGAGCAGGCGGCGCTCGACGGCGGTCTCACCGGCAACGACGACGAGCTCGTCTCGTTCCTGCACGACGTGCCGAGCGAGCTCGCGCGGGAGGCGCTCGCGCGCGGGCGCGACCAGTCCGGTACGCCGATGACGCCGCCGTGGCCGCTCGCCGCTTGGCCCGACGTGCCGACGCACGCGCTGATCTGCCGCGACGATCGCTTCTTCCCGCCCGCGCTGCTGCGCCGGGTGGCGCGCGACCGCCTCGGCCTCGTCGCCGACGAGATCGACGGCAGCCACTGCGTCGCGCTCAGCCGCCCGCGCGAGCTGGCGGAGCGGCTGGCCGCCTACGCGGAGGCCTGA
- a CDS encoding VOC family protein yields the protein MGQPVVHFEVIGRDGARLHDYYGRLFGWQIDANNPMGYGIVQRDGNVNADGAGIGGGIGTGPEGYEGHVTFYVEVPDVEAALAQAASLGGTRMMGPDKVMEGVEIGLFQDPEGHVVGVVKGM from the coding sequence ATGGGACAGCCAGTCGTCCACTTCGAGGTGATCGGGAGAGACGGAGCGCGCCTGCACGACTACTACGGCCGGCTCTTCGGCTGGCAGATCGACGCGAACAACCCGATGGGCTACGGCATCGTCCAGCGCGACGGGAACGTCAACGCCGACGGTGCCGGGATCGGCGGCGGGATCGGGACCGGGCCCGAGGGGTATGAGGGCCACGTCACGTTCTACGTCGAGGTCCCCGACGTCGAGGCCGCGCTCGCGCAGGCCGCGTCGCTCGGCGGCACCCGCATGATGGGCCCGGACAAGGTGATGGAGGGGGTCGAGATCGGCCTCTTCCAGGATCCGGAGGGTCACGTCGTCGGCGTCGTGAAGGGGATGTAG
- a CDS encoding alpha/beta hydrolase family protein, translated as MTAFEVDTPHGPARVHPDPVEAPRAALVLGHGAGGGVGARDLQAAAAAARSQGISVALVEQPYRVAGRRSPAPARQLDAAWIAVLEQLAADQLRGLPLIVGGRSSGARVACRTAAATGAAGVLCLAFPLVPPARRSAAAKARGPPPSRLPELDAVTVPVLVVQGERDTFGMPPAGPRRTVAVVAGDHSLRSDVGAVGDAVGAWLETLTA; from the coding sequence GTGACCGCGTTCGAAGTCGACACCCCGCACGGCCCGGCGCGCGTGCATCCGGATCCCGTCGAGGCGCCGCGCGCGGCGCTCGTGCTCGGCCACGGCGCCGGCGGCGGCGTCGGCGCGCGCGACCTCCAGGCGGCGGCCGCCGCCGCGCGCTCGCAGGGGATCTCGGTCGCGCTCGTCGAGCAGCCCTACCGCGTCGCCGGGCGCCGCTCGCCGGCGCCGGCGAGACAGCTCGACGCGGCCTGGATCGCGGTGCTGGAGCAGCTCGCGGCAGATCAGCTGCGCGGCCTGCCGCTGATCGTCGGCGGCCGCTCGTCGGGTGCACGCGTCGCGTGCCGGACGGCGGCGGCGACCGGCGCGGCCGGTGTGCTGTGCCTGGCGTTCCCGCTCGTCCCGCCCGCGCGCAGATCGGCGGCCGCGAAGGCGAGAGGGCCGCCGCCAAGCCGCCTGCCCGAGCTGGACGCGGTCACGGTCCCGGTGCTCGTCGTGCAGGGGGAGAGAGACACGTTCGGGATGCCGCCCGCCGGTCCTCGCCGGACGGTCGCGGTCGTCGCCGGCGACCACAGCCTGCGCAGCGACGTCGGCGCCGTCGGCGACGCGGTCGGCGCGTGGCTGGAGACGCTGACCGCCTGA
- a CDS encoding VOC family protein, translating into MTATPASFIAGVDFVTVPARDHDESVRFYEQVLGLPRGKQWGDMPATEFQAGNLTIAVMEPTAFGQEFQAHRVPVAFAVEDVPAARAHLEAQGVRFVSELIDSGVCHQAIFLDPAGNALDIHHRYAPNPA; encoded by the coding sequence ATGACCGCAACGCCCGCCAGCTTCATCGCCGGTGTCGACTTCGTCACCGTGCCGGCGAGAGACCACGACGAGTCGGTGCGCTTCTACGAGCAGGTGCTCGGCCTGCCGCGCGGCAAGCAGTGGGGCGACATGCCCGCGACCGAGTTCCAGGCCGGGAACCTCACGATCGCGGTGATGGAGCCGACCGCGTTCGGCCAGGAGTTCCAGGCACACAGAGTGCCGGTGGCGTTCGCAGTCGAGGACGTGCCGGCCGCGCGTGCCCACCTCGAGGCGCAAGGCGTCAGATTCGTCAGCGAGCTGATCGACAGCGGCGTCTGCCACCAGGCGATCTTCCTCGACCCGGCCGGCAACGCGCTCGACATCCACCACCGCTACGCGCCGAACCCGGCCTGA
- a CDS encoding group III truncated hemoglobin: MPRDIESRADCERLVRAFYGRALGDPVIGFIFVDVAKLDLEEHVPVIASFWETILLGARSYGGGAFAPHAALHAQVELRAGHFERWLALWRATVDELFAGERAELAKSHAQRVAGAFHGRLQTLPSPTASVSGPAGLAISRHGPIDS, from the coding sequence ATGCCACGCGACATCGAGAGCCGCGCCGACTGCGAGCGACTGGTGCGCGCCTTCTACGGCCGCGCGCTCGGCGACCCGGTGATCGGGTTCATCTTCGTCGACGTCGCGAAGCTCGACCTGGAGGAGCACGTCCCGGTGATCGCCTCGTTCTGGGAGACGATCCTGCTCGGCGCGCGCTCCTACGGCGGCGGCGCGTTCGCGCCGCACGCGGCGCTGCACGCGCAGGTCGAGCTGCGCGCCGGGCACTTCGAGCGCTGGCTCGCGCTGTGGCGGGCGACCGTCGACGAGCTGTTCGCGGGCGAGCGGGCGGAGCTGGCGAAGTCGCACGCGCAACGCGTCGCCGGCGCGTTCCACGGGCGGCTCCAGACGCTCCCCTCCCCCACGGCTTCGGTCTCAGGGCCGGCCGGGCTCGCGATCAGCCGCCACGGCCCGATCGACAGCTGA
- a CDS encoding fused MFS/spermidine synthase, which yields MATTSAPEGAQPAPISLAPAVAAATVFVASGAVLVLEILAVRLLAPYVGLTLETTTSIIGAALAGIAVGAALGGWFADRRDPRRLVVVLLIGGGLLALLTVPIVRALGPGARGGGDVAALGITLLALVPSAAVLSAVSPTVVRLQLRDLRASGTVVGRLSAWATAGALLGTFGTGFVLVPLMPVSSAVLAVGILLVLVGMALGLYTRALGSAAGAGAVAATVALAVLAATRDTPCDAESTYHCARIVADAERPTGRELLLDDVRHSYVDLADPTYLRYRYVQWIADAIDRTTRAPEPLDVVFVGGGGFTLPRWLTASRPGSRAHVLEVDGELVDLARERLGLRTTPDLRVTVGDARTTLRDEPASSADVVVGDAFGNLAVPWHLATREWMQEVRRVLKPGGLYALNVIDRPPLNLLRAEAATMLPLFEHVQLVAIPGADGNPGGGNSVLLASDRPLPDGSGFGILDADNYDRAAVERFAEDGELLRDDYAPVDQLLTTSS from the coding sequence ATGGCCACGACCTCTGCCCCCGAGGGCGCTCAGCCGGCCCCGATCTCGCTTGCGCCCGCCGTCGCCGCGGCGACGGTCTTCGTCGCCTCGGGCGCGGTGCTCGTGCTGGAGATCCTCGCGGTGCGGCTGCTCGCGCCCTACGTCGGGCTGACGCTGGAGACGACGACGTCGATCATCGGCGCCGCGCTCGCCGGCATCGCCGTCGGAGCCGCGCTCGGCGGATGGTTCGCCGACCGCCGCGACCCGCGCCGGCTCGTCGTCGTGCTGCTGATCGGCGGCGGCCTGCTCGCGCTGCTGACCGTCCCGATCGTGCGCGCGCTCGGTCCCGGCGCGCGCGGCGGCGGCGACGTCGCGGCGCTCGGGATCACACTGCTGGCGCTCGTGCCGAGCGCCGCCGTCCTCAGCGCGGTCTCGCCGACCGTGGTGCGGCTGCAGCTGCGCGACCTGCGCGCGAGCGGCACGGTCGTCGGCCGTCTCTCGGCGTGGGCGACTGCCGGTGCGCTGCTCGGCACGTTCGGGACCGGCTTCGTGCTCGTCCCGCTGATGCCGGTCAGCAGCGCCGTGCTCGCGGTCGGGATCCTGCTCGTGCTGGTCGGGATGGCGCTCGGCCTCTACACGCGCGCGCTGGGCTCAGCCGCCGGCGCGGGAGCGGTCGCGGCGACCGTCGCGCTCGCCGTGCTGGCAGCGACGCGCGACACGCCGTGCGACGCCGAGAGCACCTACCACTGCGCGCGTATCGTGGCCGACGCGGAGCGCCCGACGGGCCGCGAGCTGCTGCTCGACGACGTCCGCCACTCCTACGTCGACCTCGCTGACCCGACCTACCTGAGATACCGCTACGTGCAGTGGATCGCCGACGCGATCGACCGAACCACGCGCGCGCCGGAGCCGCTCGACGTCGTCTTCGTCGGTGGCGGCGGCTTCACGCTTCCGCGCTGGCTGACGGCGTCGCGACCGGGTTCGCGCGCTCACGTGTTGGAGGTCGACGGCGAACTGGTCGACCTCGCACGGGAACGACTGGGGCTGAGAACGACGCCAGATCTCCGCGTGACGGTCGGAGACGCCCGCACCACGCTGCGCGACGAGCCGGCGTCCAGCGCCGACGTCGTCGTGGGCGACGCGTTCGGCAACCTCGCCGTCCCGTGGCATCTCGCGACGCGCGAGTGGATGCAGGAGGTCCGCCGGGTGCTGAAGCCGGGCGGGCTCTACGCGCTCAACGTGATCGACCGGCCGCCGCTCAACCTGCTGCGCGCCGAGGCGGCGACCATGCTGCCGCTGTTCGAGCACGTGCAGCTCGTCGCGATACCCGGAGCGGACGGGAATCCCGGCGGCGGCAACAGCGTGCTGCTCGCCTCCGACCGGCCCCTTCCGGACGGAAGCGGGTTCGGCATCCTCGACGCGGACAACTACGACCGCGCCGCCGTCGAGCGCTTCGCAGAGGACGGAGAGCTTCTCCGGGACGACTACGCACCCGTCGACCAGCTGCTCACCACGTCTTCTTGA
- a CDS encoding DNA-3-methyladenine glycosylase I produces MRAMRCFGDGDPLYERYHDTEWGFPVREERAVFERVCLEAFQSGLAWITILRKRETFRAAFDGFDPERVARYGDGDVARLMGDAGIVRNRAKIEASIANARAVLTLRDEGVDLGELLWSFAPAAPAGGADGSSGVPATTAESRALAKELKRRGFRFVGPTTAYAAMQACGVVNDHLAGCPVRADVEAARAASGAAA; encoded by the coding sequence ATGCGCGCGATGCGCTGCTTCGGCGACGGCGACCCGCTCTACGAGCGCTACCACGACACCGAGTGGGGCTTCCCGGTGCGCGAGGAGCGCGCGGTGTTCGAGCGCGTCTGCCTCGAGGCGTTCCAGTCCGGCCTCGCGTGGATCACGATCCTGCGCAAGCGCGAGACCTTCCGCGCAGCGTTCGACGGCTTCGACCCCGAGCGGGTCGCGCGCTACGGCGACGGTGACGTCGCGCGGCTGATGGGCGACGCCGGGATCGTCCGCAACCGCGCGAAGATCGAGGCGTCGATCGCCAACGCCCGCGCGGTGCTGACGCTGCGCGACGAGGGCGTCGACCTCGGCGAGCTGCTGTGGTCGTTCGCGCCCGCCGCGCCGGCCGGCGGCGCCGACGGCTCGAGCGGCGTGCCCGCGACGACGGCGGAGTCGAGAGCACTCGCGAAGGAGCTGAAGCGGCGCGGCTTCCGCTTCGTCGGGCCGACGACGGCGTACGCGGCGATGCAGGCGTGCGGGGTCGTCAACGACCACCTCGCCGGCTGCCCGGTGCGGGCCGACGTCGAGGCGGCGCGCGCGGCCTCGGGCGCCGCCGCGTAG